CTTCGTTATTTTGGAAGTGTTACTTGATATTGGTGATTCAATTTTCGAGGGGGGCTCAAATCTTTTATTACATTCTGTAATTTTCTGTTGTGCAGATGCAAGTACAGCTGCCTCTTCCGCATAGGATTGCGTACCTGCATAATCTCTTGCAAGTTGCATATTTTCGTATACACTAGATATATCGGTTTGGCAAGCCCTAATTCGTCCCCCAATCACTGGATCTGTGACTCCATCAAGAATAATTAGGTTttcataatcttttattttggaTATTATCCCCAAGCTCACAATAGTAGAAACAAGTCCTAGCCTATATAGAACATTTGTAAGACCCTCAGGGTCTGAAAGTAAAGTTGACAGGCAAAAATCATAGTCCATGGTGTTTTTGCAAACCTTTTCAAGAAGGGGTCGATCTGCATTAGAAACATCGTAGAAAATGGATGTCAATAGTAGAGGGATTATCAAGATTGATAAGCAACTAATTGAAgaggccattttttttttcttttttcttgagtTCTTTGTCAAGAATGATATTGTTGATTCATGTATCTTTTGGCTTcctatttataatatattaggTTGGCATGAGGCAGTTATTTTCCACATAGATAGGTTGGCATGGAAGACAACTCTGTTCCATGCCAAGTTAAGTAAGAGAAGTTAAACGATAATTTTCCTTTGACGCCTTATTTTTAGATACTAAACACAAtaaagtttgaaaatatttgaattaccTTTTTTTAGCCAAGTTAAGTAAGAGAagttaaacaataattttccttttacgCCTTAGTTTTTAGATACTAAACAcaagaaatttcaaaaatatttgaagTACATTTTTTTAGCTTGATGTgagaaaggttttttttttttcccatttgtttTCTAGCATTGGGATGAAGTTGCTTCTCTTCATGCTTGCTTGCAACCCAAAATGAATCCAACTTCTTCTCTAAGATGGACTTCAATTGCCTTACCAATCCCATCCATCAAAACCTTATTTGGGTCCTCCAAATCATCCATTTCTCAACATGGGTTCTCCTTGCAATCCTCAACTATGcctgggtttcttttttctttttttctcaattctcaCTATTTCACATAGTCAACGCCAGAGCCCCTATCTATGATTTATCGGCTTCGATCATATTTAGCTTGTACTATGTCAAGGATTATTGCAATTGAGAGTAAGGCAAGAGGATGTTAGTCGTAGTCCACAAATTCCTTATAAATGTTTGCCCATCTTTTCAAACATTTGCATGAATATTGTAGGGACTTGTAGTCCTcaaatttcttgcaaatgttttCCCATGATTTCAAACATTTGCATGAAAATTGTGGACCATGTCACCTATATATAATAGTGAtggtcccttttttttttttgaatcaataTTGACAAAAGTCATTCCTAATTAAAATATAtgctatataaaaattaaatccatCACATATATGTGATAAAATATGGTACACAAgtgaaaaagataaagaaaataatttaaataaaaaggaataatatgaacaaaaagatgcaaccaaagatttattgattataaTGCAATAATACCATATtaattgagagaaagagagatgagtacaaataaatattaatacaagcaagcctttatttattttattttttatataataagcCATTATGATAATctattcataataataaaatgtcataaataaatttgaagaaaGACCATCCAAGGTTTGCTATTTTGATGTGGCTATCCGAGCAACCTTGTCTACTTCTGAATTCTCTTCCCTTAGCACTTGGATGAACTTAATTTTGTCAAAATGATTGGCCATCTTGATGGCAAACTTATGGTATTTCTGCATCCTTTCCTCTTTTCCTTCATATTCATGGTTCACTTGCACGACGATGAGTTTGGAGTGGCGCTTTTGAGCACTAAGCTTTTGACGCCCAAAGTTTTGGCTAATCTTAAGCTGGTAAGTATTGCTTCATATTTTGCTTCATTATTTGTGGTTGGAAATTGAAGCTGTACTCCATATTTGAGGACGTCCTTGTCAAGAGATATTAATATGACTCCTTCACCTCCCAATTCTTTGACGAACAATCCATCAACGAGAATTGTTCAAAACTGTGTTTGGTCATCACCTAAAAAAAgtgaattcaacaataaattctacCAATACTTGTGCTTTAATTGTTGACCGAGGTCTATACTCGATGTTGAATTGACTAAGCTTGACAGCCCATTGCACTAGGCGTCCAATTGTTATTCCTTGATGCTACAATCAATGCAAATGATACCTTCTCTAGACGAAGGTATGCTACAATCAATGCAAAAAAAGGTCTTCCTCTTTCACTGACGGGCTTAGGAGTGGCGGTCTCATCAAGTACTCCTTTAGGTTCTTAATAGTTGTCTTGTATTTGTTAGTTTACTCGAAGGCTTGCTTGAGTGTCTTGAAAAATGCCAggcacttgtcagtagcttttaACACAAAACTGTTCAAAGTTGTGACCTGTCCCATCAATCTTTGGACTTCTTTCGTAGTCTTGGGTGACATCATTTTCAGGATGGCCTTCACTTTTTTAGGATTGGCTTCTATTcctctttgggacaccatgaaaCTCAGCAATTTTCCTGATGATACTCCAAAGGCAAATTTTGCTGGATTGAGCTTcatcttgtattttttggaGTGTGTCAAAGGTCTCTCTTAGGTCATCCAAATGTTCTGTGTTTGTCTTGCTTTTGACGAGCATGTCATCGACATAGACTTCTACATTCCGCCTAATATTCTTGTTAAACATCTAGTTTACCAACTTTTGGTATGTAGCTCTAGCATTCTTTAGCCCAAACGGCAACACTTTGTAGCAATAAAGCCCTTAACTTATTATGAATGTTGTTTTATCTTGGTCTTCTTTGCTTATGCAAATctggttgtatcctgaaaagGCATCCATAAACGTTAGTAGTTCATGTCTTGTCGTTGAATGAACTAACTAGCAGATCCTTGGCAGGGAGAAGCTATCTTTTGGACATGCTTGGTTGAGGTTTGTGAAGTCaacacatcctccatttcctagttgattttttttaccatgACAACATTAGCCAACCACTTTGGGTAATAGACTTCTCGCATGAAACCTGCAGCCATGAGCTTGTCTACTTCTTCCATAATAGCTTTGTTTCGCTCGGGGGAGAATACTCGTCGTCTCTACTAGATGGGCTTCTTTGGATCAACGTTCAGTCAATGCTCTATGACACTCttgtctatgcttggcatgtcttcatgaGTTCAAGCAAACACATCTAGACTTTCTTTGTGGTTTTGGAAGTATCTCCTTCTACCAGCTCCCCggtttttaacttttcaacTGGTTCTTGTTGCTCTTCTTTGACTATCCAGGTATGATTTTCTTTCCCTACAAATACTACTTGGTAGTACTCTTGAGCTAATTCTTGATCCCCATGAATCTCTCCTATCTTGTGGTCAGTTGGAAATTTGAATTAGAGACAGTAAGTCGAAGTAGTAGCTTCAGGCAATTGAGAGTTAGTTGTCCTAAAATGACATTATAGGAAGATGGGCAATCAACTGAAAAAGTCAATATCTTTGATTACTTGTGCTGGATAGGTTCCAACTGTGATGTATAAGGAAATAAATCCTTTTTGATAAACCCATTTTCAACTAAAACTAACTAGGGGAGACTTGAAAGGACGGAGTCTTTTTGGGTcgagcttcatttgttggaaggccgTCATATACATGATATCTGTCGAGCTTCCGTTATCGACCAGCACTTGATGAGTGTTGTATCCTTCTTTTGCAAGCACAATTACCAGCGGGTTGTCATGAGGGTGTTTTACTCCTCTGGCGTTGTGTTCTAAAAACACGATATCCTTTGCTTTGGTCCTTATACTTTGTCATTGGGTGTCTTGTGTTAATAATGTTAACTTGTCATTGGTAGGCTCTTTGCAAAGATTTGAACGACCCCTAGTGACTAGTCTCTCAGTAATCATTCTTATCTCACCAATAGTGACCCTGGCATCTTGCTCGTTGTCTCTCTTGACATTTGCTTGTTTGGGCTTCTCTTCTGCTTAGTGATGATGGTCTTTTTTTTACGAACTTTTGTAATTTCCCCTTCTATATTAATTCTTCGATTTGCCCTTTCAGATCTTTGCATTCTTCAGTGGTATGGCTGTGATCCTTGTGAAACCGGCAGTACTTCTTTTGAGCTCATCTGTGTGGCAATGAAGTTAAAGGTTTTAGCCACTTCAAGTTTGGAACATCCTTGAtttgtagcaaaattttttCCATGGGCATATCCAGTGGGGtgaaatttaccattttttttcaagagGCTTGAGCTTACTTATTCACTCTTTTGACTAGGGGagtgatcctttttttttttcttttctttttgtgccCAGACTTATCAAGGTCATCTATCCTTCAGTTGCTGTCTATCCCCTTTGTCATCAATGCGTCTActctgttcatgtacttttgagctttGACCAAAGATCTGTCATCGTCATTGGTGGAGTCCTAGCCAAGGAGAAGATGAAATCTTTAGTCGTCAACCCAACCTAGAAGGCCATCAATTGGACTTGATCATCCGCTTTATCTATTTCcaaaatttctcaattaaaaCACTTCACATAGGCTCTTAGAGTTTCTCCTTATTGCTGTTTTACCGTTAGCAGATGGGAAGTTGGCCTTTTGTGCCTCTGAGCCCCGATGAAATGTCGAACAAATGAATCACTTAATTGGTCGAAGTTTGTTATTGATGATGACTCTAAATTGCTGAACCAAACTTGAGTGGCTCCATTAAGGTTGTTGGTGTttggacatatgtgaatcatgttaagagcatatgtcatttagaattgcctaatcctatgacaaaacaaactttacttataattgggtagatctaggatgtgtttaatgttaGGGTTTataccctaaaatccaatttattggcatgccataattaattaaaatttttaattatatgagactatttataaatgaactaatgggacattattaTAGTCCATGggatgtattgtatgtgatttatgtgaaaagtcacagaagatgtaaatcataagttccttataaactcaaaatgtagttcatagttggtgatgaaattgggtgtttcatctgcgaagactataacacatcaactaagatgatttgtcttgatcatggaagtggagacttccagttgatgtgtcttaagagttaagacatattgttgatagtctttatattttaactccagataagcatgaattatacaattttgaattaaataataactctcatgtaaaatcattaaagagaaagttttcttcTACTAATGAtacatatctttggcacttgtgtTTTTGAATGGTGAATAAAAAAGGTCACCACAtttgaaaaattcattttatattaaGACCAAAACCTTAACCgtaaaaagttgaattttttattagaccGCTGGATCAAGTTAAATTTTGGACCAACTCGTATGACatgttttttccttcaaaatgaTAGTTTACAGGCAAAAATTAGAGTTAAAACAGATGAGATATCACAAAAATACCGAAACTCTAATAAAATCTTCACtatatttttcaagaaaattggTAGTTTTTTCTCCGACTTCGCATAATAAACTATACCGATTGGTCAAAAATATGAGCTAGCAGGCTGGACCATATTTAAAAGCCAAGTCTTATCTAAATTTCAACAAAAGGGCTCGATGATGTCTACTTTAGATTggaatatatgaattttttgttcAGAATTTTTCAGCTTTGAGTCACCTTCCTTCCGAGCTTGATATCTCAAAAACCGTAGCTACAAATCAAACAAGGACATGACTATTGGAAACTAGACATCTAGAGCTTTCCCTgcatataaaattcaaagaaaatggGGCTTGGCAAGGCCTCCAAATAGCCGCACGAAAGTcaggccaattttttttttttataaaaaaagacaaaaaaaaaaaaggctgatgATGTGCAAAAAGAGGAGGCTAGCCACCCCTTTGAATAGGGGGCTAGCACTAGTGTATCTTGATACACTAATGCTAGCTATAAAATTCTCCCTATAAAATACCCCCtatatttgtgaaaaatatgaaaaagaatatgagaaaaatagggaaaaaataggaaaacgtgtggaaaaatagagaaatgttgaggaagatcaaaagaaaaaaaaaagaagagaaaattcggaaaaaaaaaagctttggaaaaaaaatcctctctctctaggaaaacctacaaaaaaaaatctcatccttttttccttcttttaatttttgtgggtaAGGCCGTAAGGCTGTTGGGATGGGTTAGTTTCTTAATAACCAAACGCATCTCACCCCTTTTACTATATTGTAATCATCCTttcatttataatataaaaatattttctttatttttgtttgtgtataTAGTTTCTTTATTTCTACTATGTTCTTGTAAATATTGTGTTTATATCTAACCTTTTATTACAatgttcataatattattgttggttattattattgtgttggTTATACTAGATGGGTATTAGACCATCTCCTAGGCTATGTATAGGAAGTACCCTTATGTGACGTTTGGTAcgggggaatccacattactcttggcatccAGATTCTttggaatgtgattcctaggaatgtagctattcctatatttggtttcattgggaatatgaaatgataatatttagtttattcctaggaatcttaaatgaattatttattttttccattctaTCCTTAAATTTGAATGTAAACTaccaagtcctttaaaaaaaaatcttcctctaaataaataatgaaaaaccaaatataaactattaattatgataaattcattaaaattatagtctaatatttcaaaatgacaagtacaatacaaaaataactatttaaattcttaaatgcttttattcttaataataatttttaaaagaatttaatccataacaaaacaacttgacaacttttcttttttttccacgcgtgaaacctaaataaaactttgttaaagaATATATCAACATAGTTATCTATCTTGTTTATATTAATTTGgcgggaaaagaaaaagacaagaaaaaatattgatgatttgttttatattttatcttaattgcttaaatgataaggaaaaggggttaaaattgtcaatttataaaaaaatacaatttcctttaagcttgggaatctaGATTCCCCTGATTCCCTAGCGTGATTTGCAACTAAACATgtgaatctttaaacattcctgggaatcctaaaatattatcctgtaccaaacgccacattatgGAGAAGAAATCCCCTCCCACCTAGGCATCTAGGGATTTTATTATtgcttttaatttcttgcacaTCCCCTCTCCCCCTTTATTTTATTGCGCGCGcgcacgcgcacacacacacacatatatatagacaccctaaaaaaaaagattttgtacTATCTCCCTTAAATGGTTTTTAAACCTCCATTAGAGCACAATATGGGTATGTCTCATAAGAATGGTGATGGCTTAgaaatcccttttttttttttttttttacgttgaAATATTCATAACGCTTGAAAGAGATTAAAATCTATTTAAgtgagaaataaaaagaaaaatccttttTAATCAACTTTACAATATTCCAAGTCTTTACtttttatgtcatttaaattCCAAGTCTTTAAATTCTTGTCATCTAAAttttaagctttttatttttcaagatatttatttttctgcactttatTTTATTGCTGTCCCTTTTACTTTTCTTGTTAATAATGTGCCATAAAATAAATGCTTGGAGAAAATATTTCCCCTACACCCTATTCTAAGAAAATGCTTTTTTATTAATCTTTTCCCACCTCTTCCTCTAAAGATCcagtctcaaaaaaaaaaaaaatatatatatatataaaaaattaaaaaaaaatattttttattgaaaatttacctactaatttttttttttttggggtcaggGGGCCCAGGTACCCACCTGGGTCCGTTCCTAGTTGCATTATGTTTCTTTGCTGCTCATTTTTGGATGGAAATGGAGAATGGAGAAACAGtaatttgaatgaaatattGCATTTGTGAAGGGAGCTGAAATGGGTGAACCCaatgtatatatatgaaagaaaaacaGAGGATTGAAAAGCCCAATAGGGGAAAAACTATAACGGGATTGAGTTATCACAAAATGGGCCTTATGCCCTCACATTTCTCACCGTATTTATtgtgttttaactttttataagCAGATCTTAGGCAAAAAACAGTCctatattttgatttaatttttcatttgatcttctttcattttagtttttatactttttttttttttggttaagaggGAGCTTTATTAAACTTAGAAAGCCATGAAAGGCAGAGTATTGGCTACACGCCTTACATAGTACAGACCAGTGGCATCTTCATTAACAAAAGTTACAATATCAGGGGTAGGGGGATTAAACAAAATAACCAACTGTTCTTGCTGCACACAGCCCTCCTTTGCCAAACCATTAGCTGCCCTGTTTGCTTCCTGATAGGTGTGATGCACCCTGGTTTGCTGGAACCTGCTGAGGAGATACCTACAATCATTCAAGAGAGAGGAATAGTCTCTGTTAGTGACTGAGTTAGACAGAACCAAGTCTACCACCACTTTTGCATCAAGTTCAACTTCCATGCAAGCTGCAACCCGTCCCGCAGTGCCCAAAATTCAGCTATAACACTTGTAGTGAATCCTATATTACGAGTGTAACATCTGATCCAAGCACCTCTATGATCCCGAATTAATCCTCCACCCCCTGCTCTCCTTGGATTTCCAAACGATGCTCCATCTGAATTTAACTTACTCCAACCTTCCATTGGTCTATTCCATTTGACACTGGCGTACATTACTTGTATGGTTCTAAATGATTTCCCCACACAGTACACATACTCAATGGCTTGCTTCAGACAAGAGTCATGGAGTTTCGGGTTTAATGTAGTGTTTTCAAACACTACCCTATTCCTATGCTTCCAAAGTGACCAAACAGCAAAGGTGAACACTGTCTTCCACGGGCATCCTTTCACCTTAATCAATGAGTTGCACGCACAATTGGTTTTGAGCCATTTAAGTATATCAAGACTGAAGGTGGATTTCAAATCAGATGGCACAccaatttttctccaaaaatcCGCTGCAAAGGGGCAATCCCTTAACATATGAACTATCATTTCTGCATCAGAGTTGCAGAGAGGGCACACGGTTCCACATTCAATTCCTCTTGATGCAAGTACCTCTCTAACTGGTACACTATTATGATGACACAGCCAGAGAAAGTGACAAATCCTTGGTAGAGAGTCAATTTTCCAGATCCAACTCCCTTTGAAACCATTGCTGAGCTCCTCCTCAGTTCTTGCCAAAATGTACACTAATGCCACAGTGAACTCTCCATCCTTTGAAGCTTTCCAACTCATAGAGTCCCCTTTCTCCCCATATAGCTGAATGGGTGTGACAAGGATTCTTCCTTTTATACACATAGGCAGATCAAAAGAAATGGCATTCCAATGCCACTCACCTCCTCATCTCATCTCTTTAATAGTATTTTCATGCTCTGCCTGGCGGATTGGTCCATGAATTAGCTCTCTAACTGATTTGCCCTTGACCTAATTATCAGACCAGAATTTTAGCTTGGAGTTGCTCCCTACATTCCATCCTATTCCTTTCATGAACACAGGAAATCCCTGTTTAATTGCTTTCCAGTTAACAGAACAAGGAAGTTTGTCTGGGTCCCTGGCATTGTTTCGAGCTTGGGTGCAATACTTGTTCAATAAAACTTTTGCCCACAGGGCATCACGCTCATGGTACATTCTCCAGTTCAATTTAGCTAGAAGGGCTATATTCTTTCCCTTCGCTGCCTGAAGGCCAAGTCCTCCTTCCTCtttagttttgataattttatttcacCCCACCATAtgcatcttcttttttttcttgtgtggTGCCCCATAGAAAATCCCTACTAATCTTGTCAAGCTTATCACACAGATGGGCGGGAAGGGCAGCACCTTGCATAACATAGTTCGGAATGGCGGACATGACTGATTTAACTAATACTGTTCTTCCGGCAAAGGAGAGAAGTTGGGCTTTCCAACTAGCCAGCTTATTAATGACCCTCTCAGCAACAAATTTAAACTGATTCCTATCTAAACCCTTATGCTTCAAAGGAAATCCCAGGTACTTTCCCAAGTTGTTGGTGGCTTGGATATTTAAGTTTTCACAAATCTTGGATTTTAGACCAACTCCCATATTTTGAGAGAAGTAGATCCGAGACTTAGC
The sequence above is drawn from the Castanea sativa cultivar Marrone di Chiusa Pesio chromosome 5, ASM4071231v1 genome and encodes:
- the LOC142634724 gene encoding uncharacterized protein LOC142634724, which codes for MDDLEDPNKVLMDGIDRPLLEKVCKNTMDYDFCLSTLLSDPEGLTNVLYRLGLVSTIVSLGIISKIKDYENLIILDGVTDPVIGGRIRACQTDISSVYENMQLARDYAGTQSYAEEAAVLASAQQKITECNKRFEPPSKIESPISSNTSKITKLINISSVIVSMIKSS